A region of the Thermoanaerobaculum aquaticum genome:
CCGGCCGCAAGCGGCAGTCCTTCCTTTTGGGTGGTGCCTTCTGGGATTCCAGCCTTTCCTTTCCGTTGCCGCTTCTGGGCTACCAGCTTTTGGATTTTTCCTGGCGTGGGGACCAGCAGCTCCGGCTTTTCCTGGCCGGCGCGGTGAACGACGTGGCCTGGAGCCGCCCGGGCACCTGGGAGCCCAGGGCGCAAGCCTTCCTGCAGCTTGCCCCTTTTACCGAAAGCCTGTGGCGGGGGGAGCACGAGGTGAAGGGAGAGGCGCTTTACCTTTGGCGGCAAAAGCTGCGGGTGGGTCTGGCGCGGCAACTGGGGGGCTTTCGCCTGGGGGCGGAAGTGGGGGCGGATGTCCTGCACTTTTCCCGCACCCAGGACACCGATCCTGCTTTTCGCTTACCGAAAAACACGGTGGAGACGGTGACCCAGGTGCAGGCGCTGTGGCAAAGGGGAACGTTTTTGGCCGGAGTCCAGTGGGAGCGGGGGGAGAGGCTTACCTGGCGCCGGTGGGGTTTTGGGGAGCGGGTGGAGCCGAGCTTTTCCCGCACCACGGTTTTTGCCCGCTACCAGCGCACCCCTTGGCCGTTGGTGCGGTTTTCCTTGGGTTTCGATGTGGCCACCTCGCAAAACGCCGATCGTTTTTCGCGTTTTTCCCTGGGTGGGCTGGGAGGCGGGGCAAGCTTCGTGGGGCTTCCGGGGGGACGGGTGCACGCCGACGGTTTGGCGGTGCTGAGGGCCAGTCTGGCCCTGCCGCTTCCGGCCGGCCAGCGCCTGGAGGTCACCGCCAACTCCGGTTGGCTGCGGGTTCGCCAGGAGGGGCAGAGGGCCGCTCCGGTTTCCGGCGTGGGTGTGACCCTCACCCGCCGGGGTCCCTGGGGGACGGTGCTGGAAGCCTCCCTGGGCTTGCCGATGGTGGCGCCAGGGCCCAACCGGCCGGTGGTGCAGGTGGTGCTGCTGCGCCCCTGGCGGTAAGCAGGGCCAAGCTCCCTTTAGGCCAGCGAAGCGCTATTTGCTGAGCCACTCCCGGGTCCAGGGGAAACGGGCAAAGTAGCCGTGGGCTTCCAGGACAGCCGAAAGCTTGCGGGCCAGGGTGGTATCGGTGATGGCTTTGAGCACCGCAGGGTTGAGCTCCACCGCCCGCTCCAGGTGGGCCAGCGCTTCTCCCTCCTGGCCCACGGCGAAAAGCGCCACGCCCAGGTTAAAGCGGGTTTCCGGCCGCTCCGCCAGGGCCAAAGCCCGACGGAAGTGCTCCACCGCCTTCCCCCAATCCCCGGCTTCCTGGGCGAGGTTGCCGGCCGAGGTTTCACTGCGGTAATCGAAAGGCAAAAAGCGCAGCTTGGAGCTCAAGCCCTGGTAAGCCGCAAAGGCCAGGGTTTGTCTTTGAGCGTCCCGCGGCCGCTGGCGGAGCAGGTTGACCAGCACGTCGGCCGATTGCACCGCCCGGTACGCCCGCCACTGCTGGAAGCTCCCCCAGGCTATCAGCAGCGCGCAGGCCAGGCCTGCGGCAGCTCTCGCCTTCCGCCAGCTTTGGGGAGGAGGCAGGGGGGGCAGCAGCAGAGCCGCCACCACCGCCCACTGCGCAGCAATGGCAGCAAGGTGCAGGGGGAACTGGAAAGACGCCAGCACCACCATGGAAGCCAAAGCCGGCGCTGCGGGCCAGGGGGCGGTGGTCGCACCCCTGGGGTTGGCGGAGGCTTTGAGGCCTTTGCCGTTGGCCCCTGCCGCCCTCCTGGTGGCCCTCAGGGCAAACACCACACCGGCCAGCAAAAGCGCAAGCCCCAGCAAGCCGGTTTCCGCCAGATACTGCAAAAGCTCGTTGTGTGCTTCCCCAAAGCCGGTTTCAAGGCCCAAAAAGCGGCTGCGCTGGGCCAGCTCCTCCGCGGTGAGGTAGCGGAAGGAGTGGGCCTCAAACTGGCCAAAGCCCACGCCGGCGATGGGGTGAGCCAAGAACATGCGCAAGGCCGAGCTCCAGGCCGCCCCCCGGGCACTGGCCAGCCACAGCCACTGGCCGCTTTTCACCTCCTGCCAGCTGGAAACAAGGCGCTGGCGAATGGGGCTTACGGCGGCCACGAGCACAACGGCTGCTATCGCCAGAGCGCCCAAAACCCGCAGGCGGCGGGCGGGGGAGAGGGTGGTAAAGGCTAAAGCGGCCAAACCGGCCAAGAGCGCCGCCAGGGCGGAGAGGGTTTGGGTGGCCACGATGACGGTGGTTTGCAAAAGCGCCACGAAAAGCCACAAAAAGTGCCGCTTGTGCGTCCAAAACCAGGCAAAGGCCAGCACCGTGGGCAGCACCAGAAACGAGGCCACATCCGCCGGGTTGCCCATGGTCCCCAGCCACAGGTAGCGCCCCTCCCCCGGCTCCAGCAGGCGGAAGGACTCCGGCCGCCAGCGGGGATCAAAAAAGGCAATGGCCACCAGAGCTTGCAAAAACCCCGCCCAGAGCACGGCCCGGGCCAGGGGCCTGCGGAGGTCCGGGGCAAGCTGGCGCAAGGCGCCAAAGCCCAGGGCTCCCACGATCCACGGGAGGGCCGCCCACGCGGCCGCCGGGGTGGAAGCCAAAGCGGAAACCAGCGCCGCCACCGCTACAGCCGCGGGGAGCAAAAGCCAGGGATCCCAGGAAGGCCGGGCCAGGAAGGCGGCGGCCAGGACAGCCCACAGCACGTTGGCCAGCAAGCTCTTGGGGGTGCGGAAGGAACCGGCGGTGGCAATGTCCACCACCAGAGGCACCACCAGCACCAAACCCAGTCCCGCCGCCAACACCACCCGCTGCCAGAGCTTTTGCCCCTTCATGCCTCCTCCAGCCGCACCGAAACCACCCGCGAAACCCCCGGTTCCTCCATGGTGACGCCGTAAAGCACGTCGGCGTGGGCCATGGTGCGGCGGTTGTGGGTGATGAGTAAAAACTGGGTTTGCTGGGCCTGGGCCTTCAGGTGCTGGCAGAGACGCTCCACGTTCAAATCGTCCAGGGGCGCGTCCACCTCGTCCAGCACGCAAAAGGGGGCCGGGCGAATGCGGAAGAGCGCCAAAAGCAAGGCCACCGCCGCCAACGCCTTTTCCCCGCCGGAAAGCAAGAGCACCGATTGGGTGTGTTTCCCCGGCGGCCGCACCTTGACTTCGATGCCGGAATCCAGGGGGCTTTCGGGGTCCGAAAGCAACACCTGCGCCTCGCCACCCCCGAAAAGCTCGCGGAAAACCTCGCCGAAGAGCTCGTTGGCCGCGGAAAGCGTGGCCAAAAACCGCTCCTGGCAGGTGGTGTCCAGCTCGGTA
Encoded here:
- a CDS encoding O-antigen ligase family protein translates to MKGQKLWQRVVLAAGLGLVLVVPLVVDIATAGSFRTPKSLLANVLWAVLAAAFLARPSWDPWLLLPAAVAVAALVSALASTPAAAWAALPWIVGALGFGALRQLAPDLRRPLARAVLWAGFLQALVAIAFFDPRWRPESFRLLEPGEGRYLWLGTMGNPADVASFLVLPTVLAFAWFWTHKRHFLWLFVALLQTTVIVATQTLSALAALLAGLAALAFTTLSPARRLRVLGALAIAAVVLVAAVSPIRQRLVSSWQEVKSGQWLWLASARGAAWSSALRMFLAHPIAGVGFGQFEAHSFRYLTAEELAQRSRFLGLETGFGEAHNELLQYLAETGLLGLALLLAGVVFALRATRRAAGANGKGLKASANPRGATTAPWPAAPALASMVVLASFQFPLHLAAIAAQWAVVAALLLPPLPPPQSWRKARAAAGLACALLIAWGSFQQWRAYRAVQSADVLVNLLRQRPRDAQRQTLAFAAYQGLSSKLRFLPFDYRSETSAGNLAQEAGDWGKAVEHFRRALALAERPETRFNLGVALFAVGQEGEALAHLERAVELNPAVLKAITDTTLARKLSAVLEAHGYFARFPWTREWLSK